From one Pogoniulus pusillus isolate bPogPus1 chromosome 37, bPogPus1.pri, whole genome shotgun sequence genomic stretch:
- the LOC135190738 gene encoding CCN family member 2-like — protein sequence MVLVHIKPVMECYANDVLRPARIHASVCPSLCSALLAPAMCWMPVVAARYVPGSWESSAPCRNPVTITRDSTVASPKSQRQWDLLRIYHNGESFQPTCKLQCICMDGAIGCIPLCSEDLWLLSPECPNPRRVKVPYKCCKEWLCEEGSEENHLETAMAVFREYPAQKPELNNLQENCLVQATEWSACSKNCGMDISARVTSNNPQCHLEKETQICMVWPYDFSMEKTKKGKKCVRTLKPRQSLHFELSGCTSSHSYRPKFCGSCTDGHCCIPYVTGTVEVEFHCPEGDFLQRRMMFIKTCSCHSDCPRDNDIFLATYHRRMV from the exons ATGGTTCTAGTCCATATAAAGCCAGTGATGGAATGTTATGCCAATGATGTTTTAAG GCCTGCACGTATCCATGCCAGCGTCTGTCCCAGcctctgcagtgccctgctggcaccagcCATGTGTTGGATGCCTGTGGTTGCTGCAAGGTatgtgccaggcagctgggagagctctgctccctgcagaaaCCCTGTGACCATCACAAGGGACTCTACTGTGGCTTCTCCAAAATCACAGAGGCAGTGGGATCTGCTTAG GATCTACCACAATggggagagcttccagcccaccTGCAAGCTGCAGTGCATCTGCATGGATGGGGCCATTGGCTgcatcccactctgctctgaggacctGTGGCTGCTGTCCCCTGAGTGTCCCAACCCTCGGAGGGTGAAGGTTCCCTATAAGTGTTGCAAGGAGTGGCTCTGTGAGGAGGGCAGCGAGGAAAACCACTTGGAAACAGCCATGGCAG TTTTCAGGGAGTATCCAGCACAGAAGCCAGAGCTGAATAACCTACAGGAGAACTGCTTGGTGCAGGCCACTGAGTGGAGTGCCTGCTCCAAGAACTGTGGCATGGACATCTCTGCCCGAGTGACAAGCAACAACCCCCAGTGCCACCTGGAGAAGGAGACCCAGATCTGCATGGTCTGGCCCTATGACTTCTCCATGGAGAAAACCAAG AAGGGGAAGAAGTGCGTGCGGACCCTGAAGCCACGGCAGAGCCTCCACTTTGAgctctcaggctgcaccagttCCCATTCCTACCGGCCCAAGTTCTGTGGCAGCTGCACCGACGGCCACTGCTGCATCCCCTATGTCACCGGCACTGTGGAGGTGGAGTTCCACTGCCCTGAGGGGGACTTCCTCCAGCGCAGGATGATGTTCATCAAGACGTGCTCCTGCCACTCTGACTGTCCCCGAGATAACGACATCTTCCTGGCCACATATCATAGGAGAATGGTTTGA